One genomic region from Argentina anserina chromosome 2, drPotAnse1.1, whole genome shotgun sequence encodes:
- the LOC126783536 gene encoding trifunctional UDP-glucose 4,6-dehydratase/UDP-4-keto-6-deoxy-D-glucose 3,5-epimerase/UDP-4-keto-L-rhamnose-reductase RHM3-like, translating into MVHEATPYAPKNILITGAAGFIGSHVTSRLIKNYPNYKIVALDKLDYCSSFKNLHACKASHNFKFIKGDIACADLVNHLLMVEEIDTIMHFAAQTHVDNSFGNSFEFTNNNVYGTHVLLEACKVTKRIKRFIHVSTDEVYGETDMGSDIGNPEASQLLPTNPYSATKAGAEMLVMAYHRSYDLPTITTRGNNVYGPHQYPEKLIPKFILLAMKGEKLPIHGNGSNVRSYLYCDDVAEAFDVILHKGVIGHVYNIGTKKERSVIDVAEDICKMFGLDPKEAIDFVQDRPFNDQRYFLDDQKLKNLGWEVRTNWEKGLNLTMEWYTKNPNWWGNVDAALRPHPSISVINHCNDEAWFFQYGYTRMTRSCSDISNSGELKFLIYGRTGWIGGLLGKLCQDGGIEYEYGKGRLEDKKTLLEDITRAQPTHVFNAAGVTGRPNVDWCESHETETIRTNVVGTLTLADVCKEQDLLMMNFATGCIFEYDKDHRPGSGNGFKEEDKPNFTGSFYSKTKAMVEDLLKEYDNVCTLRVRMPISSDLSNPRNFITKISRYNNVVNIPNSMTVLDELLPISIEMAKRSCRGIWNFTNPGVISHNEILEMYRDYIDPKLKWQNFDLEEQAKVIVAPRSNNELDASKLKREFPELLSIKDSIKKFVFEANKKI; encoded by the exons GCTTCAAGAACCTTCACGCATGTAAAGCCTCGCATAATTTCAagttcatcaagggagacattGCTTGTGCTGACCTTGTCAATCACCTCTTGATGGTTGAGGAGATTGACACCATTATGCACTTTGCTGCACAGACTCATGTGGACAATTCGTTTGGCAATTCATTTGAgttcacaaataataatgtGTATGGCACCCATGTACTTCTAGAAGCTTGCAAGGTTACAAAGAGAATCAAGAGGTTCATCCATGTTAGTACTGATGAGGTGTATGGTGAGACTGATATGGGAAGTGACATTGGAAACCCTGAGGCCTCTCAACTCCTCCCTACAAATCCTTACTCTGCGACGAAAGCCGGGGCTGAAATGTTAGTCATGGCATATCACAGATCTTATGACCTGCCAACAATAACAACTAGAGGTAACAATGTCTATGGACCTCATCAATACCCCGAAAAGCTTATCCCAAAATTCATACTACTCGCTATGAAAGGCGAGAAACTGCCGATTCATGGAAATGGGTCAAATGTTCGAAGCTATCtgtattgtgatgatgttgctgaagCATTTGATGTGATTCTTCATAAGGGGGTAATAGGGCATGTGTATAACATTGgtacaaaaaaagaaaggtcAGTCATCGATGTGGCAGAGGATATTTGCAAGATGTTTGGTTTGgatccaaaggaagctataGATTTTGTTCAAGATAGGCCTTTTAATGACCAAAGGTACTTCTTGGATGATCAAAAGCTGAAGAATTTGGGTTGGGAGGTGAGGACTAATTGGGAAAAGGGGTTGAACCTGACGATGGAGTGGTACACTAAGAACCCAAATTGGTGGGGAAATGTGGATGCTGCACTGCGCCCCCACCCCAGTATTTCTGTGATTAATCACTGTAATGATGAAGCATGGTTCTTTCAATACGGCTATACCAGGATGACTAGATCATGCAGTGACATTAGTAATAGTGGGGAATTGAAATTTCTGATATACGGAAGGACTGGTTGGATAGGAGGGTTATTAGGGAAGCTTTGTCAGGATGGAGGGATTGAATATGAGTATGGGAAGGGAAGATTGGAAGATAAAAAAACTTTGCTAGAGGATATAACCAGAGCACAACCAACTCATGTTTTCAATGCGGCTGGGGTTACTGGAAGGCCTAATGTTGATTGGTGTGAGTCACACGAGACTGAAACGATTAGGACTaatgttgttgggacacttaCGTTGGCTGATGTTTGTAAGGAACAAGATTTGTTAATGATGAACTTTGCAACCGGCTGCATATTTGAGTATGACAAGGATCACCGCCCAGGATCAGGCAATGGATTCAAGGAGGAGGACAAGCCAAATTTCACCGGTTCCTTCTATTCCAAGACCAAAGCTATG GTTGAGGATTTGTTAAAGGAATATGACAATGTATGCACATTGAGAGTTAGAATGCCGATTTCATCAGACCTCAGCAACCCAAGAAACTTCATCACGAAGATCTCCCGTTACAACAATGTGGTGAATATACCTAATAGTATGACCGTGCTAGATGAGCTCCTACCAATATCCATTGAGATGGCCAAGAGAAGCTGCAGAGGAATATGGAACTTCACCAACCCAGGAGTCATAAGCCACAATGAGATTCTAGAGATGTATAGGGATTACATTGACCCTAAGTTAAAGTGGCAAAATTTTGACCTAGAAGAACAAGCCAAGGTTATTGTAGCACCAAGGAGTAACAATGAATTGGATGCTTCAAAGCTGAAAAGGGAGTTTCCTGAATTGTTGTCCATTAAAGATTCGATCAAAAAATTTGTCTTCGAGGCTAACAAGAAGATTTGA
- the LOC126784455 gene encoding probable sarcosine oxidase, with protein sequence MESSVQEFDVIVVGAGIMGSSTAYQAAKRGHKTLLLEQFDFLHHRGSSHGESRTIRVTYPDDYYAPLVLESYKLWLQAESEIGYNVYFKAHHFDMGQESNRVFQAVVASCRKNEIAYRVLNREQVEQEYSGRIKLPEGWVGLATEHGGVIKPTKAVSMFQTLALQNGAVLRDNMEVTEIKRDEVKGGIWVGTGNGERFWGKKCVMTVGAWTKRLVKTVGGFELPIQPLETTVCYWRMKEGHEAGYAIGGDFPTFASYGVPYVYGTPSLEYPGLIKVAVHGGYPCDPDKRPWGPGNPLAPLKEWIETTFSGVVDSGGPVATQLCMYSMTPDEDFVIDFLGGEFGKDVVIGCGFSGHGFKLAPVVGRTLADLALSGEAKGVELKHFRIARFQENPKGNAKDYL encoded by the coding sequence ATGGAATCTTCCGTCCAAGAGTTCGATGTCATAGTCGTCGGCGCCGGAATCATGGGCAGCTCCACCGCTTACCAGGCCGCCAAGCGGGGCCACAAGACCCTCCTGCTCGAGCAATTCGACTTTCTTCACCACCGGGGCTCCTCCCACGGCGAGTCCCGTACGATTAGGGTTACGTATCCAGATGACTATTACGCTCCTCTGGTACTCGAGTCCTACAAGCTATGGCTACAAGCAGAGTCTGAAATCGGCTACAATGTCTATTTCAAGGCCCACCACTTCGATATGGGCCAAGAAAGCAACAGAGTTTTCCAGGCAGTTGTAGCCAGCTGCCGTAAGAACGAGATAGCTTACCGGGTTCTGAACCGGGAGCAAGTGGAGCAGGAGTACTCGGGTCGAATCAAGTTACCGGAGGGGTGGGTGGGTTTGGCTACGGAGCACGGTGGTGTGATCAAGCCCACCAAGGCTGTGTCTATGTTCCAAACGCTGGCGCTGCAAAACGGCGCCGTGTTGAGGGACAACATGGAGGTGACGGAGATAAAGAGAGATGAGGTGAAGGGAGGCATTTGGGTTGGGACAGGAAATGGGGAGAGGTTTTGGGGTAAGAAGTGTGTGATGACAGTTGGGGCTTGGACTAAGAGGTTAGTTAAAACGGTTGGTGGGTTTGAACTGCCTATACAGCCCTTGGAGACCACAGTGTGTTATTGGAGGATGAAGGAGGGTCATGAAGCTGGTTACGCCATTGGAGGTGACTTCCCCACTTTTGCTAGCTATGGGGTTCCATATGTCTATGGCACACCCTCATTGGAGTATCCGGGTTTAATCAAGGTTGCGGTGCATGGCGGGTACCCGTGTGACCCGGATAAGAGGCCTTGGGGACCCGGGAACCCGCTGGCTCCTTTGAAGGAGTGGATAGAGACGACATTCTCCGGTGTGGTTGACTCCGGAGGGCCGGTTGCCACTCAGTTGTGTATGTATTCTATGACCCCggatgaggattttgtgatTGATTTCTTAGGGGGTGAGTTCGGGAAGGATGTGGTGATCGGATGCGGTTTTTCCGGTCACGGGTTCAAGCTGGCTCCGGTGGTAGGGAGGACATTGGCTGACCTTGCACTTAGTGGAGAGGCTAAAGGAGTGGAGCTAAAGCACTTCAGGATAGCAAGATTTCAAGAGAATCCAAAAGGCAACGCAAAAGATTACCTATAA
- the LOC126784448 gene encoding uncharacterized protein LOC126784448, with protein MAQRAKEMMRSVMKKVGDKNLNPRLKQELKKNRLPDPKIVMGRAHRGIFAGRHIQFGNNVSEDGGNKTRRHWKPNVQEKRLFSYILDRQIRVKVTTHALRCIDKAGGIDEYFLKTPYHKMDTEMGLVWKAKIEKLYEEVGQTGGYAFQAPNGEAKVEQEFKELKLDERQVKRQMYGWSKKLKQIEERKDNQITDKEAHEEEGAGIEEGSSHVEVHEQLVANS; from the exons ATGGCGCAGAGAGCGAAGGAGATGATGAGGAGCGTGATGAAGAAGGTCGGAGACAAAAACCTGAACCCGCGATTGAAGCAGGAGCTCAAGAAGAACCGATTACCCGACCCGAAAATCGTAATGGGTCGAGCCCACCGTGGCATCTTCGCCGGCCGCCACATCCAGTTCGGCAACAACGTCAGCGAAGACGGCGGCAACAA GACAAGGAGGCATTGGAAGCCGAATGTGCAGGAGAAGCGGCTCTTCAGTTACATCCTAGACCGTCAGATTCGAGTCAAAGTCACTACCCACGCTTTGCGTTGCATAGACAAGGCGGGAGGTATTGATGAGTACTTTCTGAAAACTCCTTACCACAAGATGGACACTGAAATGGGGCTTGTCTGGAAAGCCAAAATCGAAAAGCTGTATGAAGAGGTTGGCCAGACAGGGGGATATGCTTTCCAAGCACCTAACGGTGAAGCCAAGGTTGAACAGGAATTTAAAGAATTAAAACTAGATGAGAGGCAAGTCAAGAGACAGATGTATGGTTGGTCgaagaaactaaaacagattGAGGAACGCAAAGACAACCAAATCACTGATAAAGAAGCTCATGAGGAGGAAGGTGCAGGAATTGAGGAAGGAAGCTCTCATGTTGAGGTTCATGAGCAGTTGGTCGCAAACTCCTGA
- the LOC126783251 gene encoding pentatricopeptide repeat-containing protein At5g10690: MQTSSLSFAVCSYFPIRRRRITTASPRKSNLRRLTSRVVQLTRRKQLHQIIKEIEIAKERYGKLNTIVMNAVAEACVRCGDIDSALKVFDEMSKPESCGVDTVTYATLLKGLGGARRIDEAFEVLESVERGDAVGSPKLSAPLIFGLLSALVEAGDLRRANGLLARYGFLLREGGSLSLTVYNLLMKGCIKSGLPQSAIDMHDEIIRLGLKPDRLTYNTLISACVKAGKLDAAMQYFEEMKDEAQKYSDPGLFPDVITYSTLLKGCGDSKDILMVHKIVSEMKTYIGLFIDRTAYTAAVDALLNCDAIKGALCIFGELLKQAGGNPELRPKPHLYLSLMRAFAVRGDYETVRSLHKHMWLDTAGTIYPMIHEEADHLVMESALNDGQVDLAKNYLGSIITRWKRIPWTSRGGMVALRTEALLGNTNSILTPYLLPQVLTSDPIESVMKPFEAARPLLGTVKLNKVAMRFFRDSAVPIIDDWGNCIGILHREDCTEMDAPLSSMMRSPPPCAVTTTSIGHVVDLIVKHKFKMVVIVNRSSLFGGTANLRAVGVFTAEQLCKLLVAPESEMPGLKPSFCRSLTMCCV, from the exons ATGCAAAcctcctctctctccttcGCCGTCTGTTCCTATTTTCCGATACGTCGCCGTCGCATCACCACCGCCTCTCCCCGTAAATCCAACCTCAGGCGCCTCACCTCCCGCGTCGTCCAGCTCACTCGCCGTAAACAGCTCCACCAG ATAATAAAGGAGATAGAGATCGCGAAGGAAAGGTACGGGAAGCTGAACACGATAGTGATGAACGCGGTGGCGGAGGCGTGTGTCCGCTGCGGCGATATCGACTCTGCACTGAAGGTGTTCGACGAAATGTCTAAGCCAGAGAGCTGCGGCGTCGATACTGTCACCTACGCCACGCTTTTGAAG GGATTGGGCGGAGCGAGGAGAATTGACGAAGCATTTGAAGTGCTTGAATCTGTGGAGCGTGGTGATGCTGTGGGAAGTCCAAAGCTATCAGCACCTCTTATTTTCGGACTGCTCAGTGCTTTGGTTGAGGCAG GAGATTTGCGCCGAGCTAATGGACTTCTTGCACGGTATGGTTTTCTCCTTCGAGAAGGTGGCAGTCTTTCACTCACAGTCTACAACTTATTAATGAAG GGTTGTATTAAGTCAGGCCTTCCTCAGAGTGCGATAGACATGCATGACGAAATTATACGTCTAGGTTTGAAGCCTGATAGGCTCACCTATAATACTCTAATATCTGCATGTGTAAAAGCTGGGAAGCTGGATGCCGCTATGCAATACTTTGAGGAAATGAAG gATGAAGCACAGAAATATAGTGATCCTGGTCTTTTCCCTGATGTCATCACCTATAGTACATTACTCAAG GGGTGTGGGGATTCCAAAGATATCCTTATGGTTCATAAGATTGTttcagaaatgaaaacatatattGGTTTGTTCATTGATCGAACAGCATATACAGCAGCAGTTGATGCTTTGCTAAATTGTGACGCAATAAAAG GTGCTTTATGTATTTTTGGAGAATTATTAAAGCAGGCAGGTGGAAATCCAGAGTTGAGACCAAAACCACACCTCTATCTTTCCTTGATGCGTGCCTTTGCTGTTAGAGGAGATTATGAAACAGTGAGGAGTCTGCATAAGCACATGTGGCTAGATACAGCTGGAACTATCTACCCAATGATTCATGAAGAAGCTGATCATCTTGTTATGGAGTCAGCTTTAAATGATGGGCAG gtaGATTTGGCCAAAAATTATCTTGGAAGCATAATTACAAGGTGGAAGAGAATACCGTGGACAAGTCGAGGAGGCATG GTTGCTCTACGCACAGAGGCCTTGTTGGGAAACACAAATTCCATATTGACTCCTTATCTGCTCCCTCAG GTATTGACTAGCGATCCGATTGAAAGCGTGATGAAGCCCTTTGAAGCAGCACGTCCACTTCTTGGGACTGTAAAGTTGAACAAGGTAGCTATGCGTTTCTTTAGAGATTCAGCAGTGCCTATCATAGATGACTGGGGTAACTGCATTGGAATATTGCACCGTGAAGACTGTACAGAG ATGGATGCCCCTCTTTCCTCAATGATGAGAAGTCCACCTCCCTGTGCCGTAACAACCACATCGATCGGCCATGTGGTGGATCTAATTGTGAAGCACAAATTCAAAATGGTGGTCATAGTAAACCGTAGCTCTTTGTTTGGTGGTACTGCAAATTTGAGGGCTGTTGGTGTTTTTACAGCTGAACAACTGTGTAAACTGCTTGTCGCACCAGAATCAGAAATGCCAGGATTGAAACCTTCTTTCTGTAGAAGTTTAACAATGTGCTGTGTATGA
- the LOC126783279 gene encoding F-box protein AFR, whose product MAALTSSASNLETHENSDVVRSRSGSNKSEPLIPGLPDEVAELCLLYLPYPYQALVRSVSASWNKAISDPAFLHCKKSLSLPLPYLFVFAFNKLTAKIQWQALDPRSGRWFVLPPMPGHYSKAGSPPGLACASLPRQGMLVVLGGSDAECSMRSTLVYRTSTNQWSSAAPMPTARSHFDAGSINNNIIAVGGSGTCENDSVKGVDCYDPERDTWAKIATMPTGLAKYDSHVVGDKMYVTEGWTWPFNFSPRGLVYDSKTDVWRDMSFGMREGWTGISAVVDNKLLVISEYGDCPMKVYDHDKDTWRYVGGDKFPCDALRRPFAVSAVEGSIYVVACGLNVGIGRLSESEAQKGELQVEWQVLPAPTAFRGFTPSSCQVLYA is encoded by the coding sequence ATGGCAGCTCTGACTTCCTCTGCATCAAACCTAGAAACTCATGAGAATTCCGACGTAGTAAGGAGCAGAAGCGGCAGCAACAAATCCGAGCCGTTGATTCCCGGACTTCCAGACGAGGTAGCCGAGCTGTGTCTGCTCTACCTTCCCTATCCATACCAAGCTCTGGTGCGTTCGGTCTCTGCTTCGTGGAACAAAGCCATTTCGGACCCGGCTTTCCTTCACTGCAAGAAGTCACTTTCGCTCCCACTCCCTTACCTTTTCGTTTTCGCGTTCAACAAATTGACGGCCAAGATTCAGTGGCAAGCGCTGGACCCTCGATCAGGCCGTTGGTTTGTCCTACCTCCGATGCCTGGGCATTATTCCAAGGCCGGCAGTCCACCGGGGTTAGCATGCGCCTCCTTGCCACGTCAGGGGATGCTAGTCGTGTTGGGCGGATCCGACGCGGAATGTTCTATGCGGTCCACCCTCGTGTATCGTACATCTACCAATCAGTGGTCCAGCGCGGCTCCAATGCCGACCGCCCGATCGCATTTTGACGCAGGGAGCATCAATAATAATATCATAGCGGTTGGCGGCAGCGGAACTTGTGAGAATGACTCGGTCAAGGGCGTCGACTGCTACGATCCTGAAAGAGACACATGGGCGAAAATTGCAACAATGCCAACCGGACTTGCCAAATACGACTCCCATGTGGTGGGGGATAAAATGTACGTCACCGAAGGGTGGACATGGCCCTTTAACTTCTCGCCACGCGGCCTGGTTTACGATTCGAAGACGGACGTGTGGCGAGATATGAGTTTCGGGATGAGGGAAGGATGGACAGGCATCAGTGCGGTTGTGGACAACAAGTTATTGGTGATCTCAGAGTATGGTGACTGTCCGATGAAGGTGTACGACCACGATAAAGACACATGGAGGTACGTCGGCGGAGATAAATTCCCGTGCGATGCACTTAGACGGCCTTTCGCAGTGAGCGCGGTGGAGGGTAGCATATACGTGGTGGCATGTGGGCTGAATGTGGGAATAGGAAGGCTGTCAGAATCGGAAGCACAAAAGGGTGAGCTACAAGTTGAGTGGCAGGTCCTGCCAGCTCCAACTGCATTTAGGGGTTTTACTCCTTCTAGTTGTCAAGTGCTTTATGCCTGA
- the LOC126783715 gene encoding uncharacterized protein LOC126783715 yields the protein MCLVFVCDEDDTVLSRQPAPGACPFCGGLVQVVDIERQWRFCFFPLYWKTKRQFYCSLCNRHLVVPNQ from the coding sequence ATGTGTTTGGTGTTTGTTTGCGATGAAGATGATACGGTTCTCTCCAGGCAACCAGCACCGGGGGCGTGCCCGTTCTGTGGAGGTTTGGTTCAAGTCGTGGATATAGAGAGACAGTGGAGGTTCTGTTTCTTCCCTCTATATTGGAAAACCAAGCGCCAGTTCTACTGCAGCTTGTGTAATAGACACTTGGTAGTGCCGAATCAGTGA
- the LOC126784453 gene encoding uncharacterized protein LOC126784453, with translation MMACIVSPLRFTPSFSHLSSTRVRFVPKPSSRLGFNSMSQPASEANPDTTKPETADVVVQYVVLRRDLIDSWPLGSVVTQGCHASVSAIWSHKDDPHTLQYCSPATIDSMHKVTLEVKGEPQILNLSEKLKAGGIEHKLWIEQPENFPTCLATKPYPKSMVSSYFKKLKLCK, from the exons ATGATGGCCTGTATCGTCTCGCCACTTCGTTTCACTCCCTCCTTTTCCCATCTCTCAAGCACCCGAGTTCGATTCGTGCCAAAACCTTCTTCCCGACTCGGATTCAACTCAATGTCTCAACCGGCCTCGGAAGCCAATCCGGACACCACGAAACCCGAGACCGCCGACGTCGTCGTTCAGTACGTGGTGCTCCGGCGAGACCTAATCGACTCGTGGCCGCTGGGCAGTGTGGTGACACAGGGCTGCCATGCCTCCGTCTCCGCCATTTGGTCTCACAAAGACGACCCTCACACGCTCCAGTATTGCAGCCCTGCAACCATTGATTCTATGCATAAG GTTACTCTTGAGGTGAAGGGAGAACcccaaattttgaatttatcTGAGAAGCTCAAAGCTGGTGGCATTGAGCACAAACTGTGGATCGAGCAACCGGAGAACTTCCCAACATGTCTCGCGACGAAACCTTACCCCAAATCGATGGTATCTTCGTATTTTAAAAAGTTGAAACTCTGCAAGTAA
- the LOC126783341 gene encoding protein OXIDATIVE STRESS 3 LIKE 4-like produces MDFLVGSTSAATASCLFLNQNGVVGGGGSAIGALGQLNKARSEHEDSFLSSSSSSIGAPDDSDEENESKEGSGDVTDSEEVQSKFNGRPGGLTCMGSMSSLEDSLPIKRGLSNYFTGKSKSFASLSDVVTTASTVKELEKRENPFNKRRRVLIASKWSRKSSPSSFYNHPNPKSMPLLASLNEDEEQEPEETQEDPSSGQSSSDEKEPRMIRTPKLLDRGLMSFKSRSCYCLSDLQGHEH; encoded by the exons ATGGACTTTTTGGTGGGATCCACCTCCGCGGCGACGGCTTCCTGTCTGTTTCTCAACCAGAACGGCGTCGTAGGCGGCGGAGGCTCGGCGATCGGGGCTTTGGGGCAGCTCAACAAGGCCCGATCGGAGCATGAAGACTCGTTCCTGAGCAGTTCGTCCTCGTCCATCGGCGCTCCGGACGACAGTGACGAAGAGAATGAATCCAAGGAAGGGTCCGGTGACGTCACTGACAGCGAAGAGGTTCAGAGCAAGTTTAACGGCCGACCAGGGGGACTGACATGTATGGGATCAATGAGTTCTCTGGAAGATTCTCTCCCCATCAA AAGGGGATTGTCGAACTACTTCACCggaaaatcgaaatcatttgcGAGCTTGTCGGATGTTGTGACGACCGCTTCGACGGTGAAGGAGctggagaagagagagaaccCATTCAACAAGAGAAGAAGGGTTTTAATCGCCTCAAAGTGGTCGAGAAAGTCGTCACCATCGTCTTTCTACAACCACCCAAACCCAAAGTCCATGCCATTACTAGCATCCTtaaatgaagatgaagaacaagaacCAGAAGAGACGCAAGAAGACCCATCATCAGGGCAATCTTCATCAGATGAGAAAGAGCCACGCATGATCAGAACACCGAAATTGCTTGACAGGGGATTGATGAGCTTCAAGTCCAGGAGTTGCTATTGCCTCTCAGATCTGCAAGGACATGAACACTGA